From one Streptomyces sp. Q6 genomic stretch:
- a CDS encoding metallopeptidase family protein: protein MLEMTREEFEELVAEALDRIPPELTRLMDNVAVFVEDEPPADDPELLGLYEGTPLTDRGEWYAGVLPDRITIYRGPTLRMCATREEVVAETEITVVHEIAHHFGIDDARLHALGYG from the coding sequence GTGCTGGAGATGACGCGTGAGGAGTTCGAGGAACTGGTCGCCGAGGCGCTCGACCGGATTCCGCCCGAGTTGACGCGACTGATGGACAACGTCGCGGTGTTCGTGGAGGACGAGCCGCCTGCCGACGATCCCGAACTGCTCGGGCTCTACGAAGGCACTCCGCTGACCGACCGGGGCGAGTGGTACGCCGGTGTGCTGCCGGACCGGATCACGATCTACCGGGGGCCGACGCTGCGGATGTGCGCGACGCGCGAGGAGGTCGTCGCGGAGACCGAGATCACCGTGGTCCACGAGATCGCCCACCACTTCGGGATCGACGACGCCCGGCTGCACGCCCTCGGATACGGCTGA